The following coding sequences lie in one Eleginops maclovinus isolate JMC-PN-2008 ecotype Puerto Natales chromosome 21, JC_Emac_rtc_rv5, whole genome shotgun sequence genomic window:
- the LOC134883983 gene encoding complement C1q-like protein 2, with product MRAPLLLVLLFCVTGESGGVDPGLQASVPAGSEIWSELRALKNMVVQQEEELSNTKAELQTQRDTVSSLENENRALVSRVTASEVEVSALREELDVSKTELQLTRNTLDETGMRLSGTKVAFSAGLSNYGKFGPYNTETNLVYKRVITNIGGDYNSNTGVFTAPVRGVYYFSFTALNNRNGEWMAVNMYRDSRRILHNSKQSDGHTFISNALVLQLDRGGVVYMRLHENSGLYDDSDNWNTFSGFLLYEL from the exons ATGAGGgctcctctgctgctggtgctgctgttCTGTGTGACTGGAGAGAGCGGAGGAGTGGACCCAGGTTTACAGGCGAGTGTGCCGGCTGGGAGCGAGATCTGGAGTGAGCTGAGAGCTCTGAAGAACATGGTGGTGCagcaagaggaggagctgagcaACACCAAGGCTGAGCTGCAAACCCAGAGAGACACAGTTTCTAGTCTGGAGAACGAGAACCGAG CCCTGGTTTCCAGAGTCACAGCCAGCGAGGTGGAGGTGAGCGCTCTCAGGGAGGAGCTGGATGTTTCTAAGACTGAACTGCAGCTGACCAGGAACACACTGGATGAGACTGGAATGAGACTGTCAG GCACTAAGGTGGCTTTCTCTGCTGGTTTGAGCAACTATGGAAAGTTTGGACCTTACAATACTGAAACTAACCTCGTCTACAAAAGAGTCATCACGAATATTGGCGGGGATTACAACTCAAATACAG GTGTCTTCACGGCCCCCGTCAGAGGAGTCTACTATTTCAGTTTCACTGCTTTGAACAACAGGAACGGAGAGTGGATGGCAGTTAACATGTACCGTGACAGTCGGAGAATTCTGCACAACTCCAAACAGTCCGATGGTCATACTTTCATTTCTAATGCTTTGGTTCTCCAGCTGGATCGGGGTGGGGTGGTCTATATGCGTCTCCATGAAAACTCTGGTCTTTATGATGATAGTGACAACTGGAACACCTTCAGTGGCTTCCTGCTGTATGAGCTGTGA